A region of Crenobacter cavernae DNA encodes the following proteins:
- a CDS encoding glutathione S-transferase family protein, with amino-acid sequence MHPILFYGVPSGCSFGSIVALEWLGAPYRLSRIEMPEVVTGDAYRRINPVGETPTLMDENGQLISESLAILNHIGARGIDKKLGFAQGSRDFDRLNQMLAYLNTSFFGAFAPLWYALEHGADGADKTALTRYGAAEVVNVHAELEAMLGESPWLLGEHKTLADAYFIGIARWTKYHAVLDRRDYPKLQRLYDRLEADPAVKFAHAIEKQVQPVGSGGFMGHVSLDEALRLLPAAR; translated from the coding sequence ATGCATCCCATCCTCTTCTACGGCGTGCCGTCCGGCTGCTCGTTCGGTTCCATCGTCGCGCTCGAATGGCTCGGCGCGCCCTACCGGCTCAGCCGCATCGAGATGCCCGAAGTCGTGACCGGCGATGCCTACCGGCGCATCAACCCGGTCGGCGAAACCCCGACGCTGATGGACGAAAACGGCCAGCTCATCAGCGAAAGCCTGGCGATCCTCAACCACATCGGCGCCCGCGGCATCGACAAGAAACTGGGCTTCGCGCAGGGCAGCCGCGACTTCGACCGGCTGAACCAGATGCTGGCCTACCTCAACACCAGCTTCTTCGGCGCGTTCGCCCCGCTCTGGTACGCGCTCGAGCATGGCGCCGACGGCGCGGACAAGACGGCGCTCACCCGATACGGCGCTGCGGAGGTCGTGAACGTGCACGCCGAGCTGGAGGCCATGCTGGGCGAGAGCCCTTGGCTGCTCGGCGAGCACAAGACGCTGGCCGACGCCTATTTCATCGGCATCGCGCGCTGGACGAAATACCATGCCGTTCTCGATCGCCGCGATTATCCGAAGCTGCAGCGGCTCTACGACAGGCTGGAAGCCGATCCCGCCGTGAAGTTCGCGCACGCGATCGAAAAGCAGGTGCAGCCGGTGGGTAGCGGTGGATTCATGGGGCACGTCAGCCTGGACGAAGCGCTGAGGCTGTTGCCGGCGGCTCGCTGA
- a CDS encoding LysR substrate-binding domain-containing protein: protein MLNLNDLRFFVAAVSHGGFAAASRGLGVPKSTVSKRVAELEESLAARLIYRSSRSFTLTDVGRDFYEHARAALIEAEAAEDAVHRRVAEPSGTVRMTASVPTAQWYLAEHLPALARAYPRLHIQLEVSDRMVDVVQEGFDIAVRSHFAPLPNSGLVQRQLAVEPIILVAAPDYLSRHEEVRSPTQLATHNGLMTGTAAGTWQLTGPAGATFRVSPVARMTVNESMVLTGAAIAGLGIVPLPEKMCRPALQAGQLIRVLPDWTAGTVTTTMLMPARRGQLPSVRATVEFLVQCLGNP from the coding sequence ATGCTGAACCTGAACGATCTCCGCTTCTTTGTGGCCGCCGTTTCGCACGGCGGCTTTGCCGCCGCCTCGCGCGGCCTGGGCGTGCCCAAGTCGACCGTCAGCAAGCGCGTGGCGGAACTGGAAGAGAGCCTAGCGGCGCGGCTGATCTATCGCAGCTCGCGCAGCTTCACGCTGACCGATGTCGGGCGCGATTTCTACGAACACGCCCGCGCCGCGCTGATCGAGGCGGAGGCCGCCGAAGACGCCGTGCACAGGCGCGTCGCGGAGCCGAGCGGCACGGTGCGGATGACCGCCTCTGTGCCGACGGCGCAGTGGTACCTGGCCGAGCACCTGCCCGCGCTCGCGCGCGCCTACCCGCGGCTGCACATCCAACTGGAAGTGTCCGACCGGATGGTCGACGTGGTGCAGGAGGGTTTCGATATCGCGGTCCGCAGCCATTTTGCGCCGCTGCCGAACTCGGGGCTGGTGCAGCGCCAGCTCGCGGTGGAACCGATCATCCTGGTGGCCGCGCCGGATTATCTGAGCCGGCACGAGGAAGTCCGATCCCCAACGCAACTGGCGACGCACAACGGTCTGATGACCGGCACGGCGGCCGGCACTTGGCAGCTGACCGGTCCGGCGGGCGCGACGTTTCGGGTTTCGCCCGTCGCCCGCATGACGGTCAACGAGTCGATGGTGCTGACCGGCGCGGCCATCGCCGGCCTCGGCATCGTCCCCTTGCCCGAGAAGATGTGCCGGCCGGCCTTACAGGCCGGGCAATTGATCCGCGTGCTCCCGGACTGGACCGCAGGGACGGTCACGACCACGATGTTGATGCCCGCGCGCCGCGGCCAGCTCCCCAGCGTGCGGGCGACCGTGGAATTCCTGGTGCAGTGCCTCGGTAATCCGTGA
- a CDS encoding porin family protein codes for MKLTRTLLIASTLIAAAGAAQAADTGLYGYGNLGHTDQKPEGLKNAKDRDGSGGLGLGYRVNDNFAVEGGYANYGKTKANNGEIKRDGARVAALGILPLNDKVDVYGSASANYVHTKGTVNGVSRTANDWAPGVGVGVGYKLTDRVGVRAGYDRIMNVGDKALKTDMNAYNVGVTARF; via the coding sequence ATGAAACTGACTCGCACCCTCTTGATCGCATCGACGCTCATCGCCGCCGCCGGCGCCGCCCAGGCGGCCGACACCGGCCTGTACGGCTACGGCAACCTCGGCCACACCGACCAGAAGCCGGAAGGCCTGAAAAATGCTAAGGACCGCGACGGCTCCGGCGGCCTCGGCCTCGGCTACCGCGTGAACGACAACTTCGCGGTCGAAGGCGGCTACGCCAACTACGGCAAGACCAAGGCGAACAACGGCGAGATCAAGCGCGACGGCGCGCGGGTCGCGGCGCTCGGCATCCTGCCGCTGAACGACAAGGTCGACGTGTACGGTTCGGCGTCGGCCAACTACGTCCATACCAAGGGCACGGTGAACGGCGTGTCCAGAACCGCCAACGACTGGGCACCCGGCGTCGGCGTCGGCGTCGGCTACAAGCTGACCGACCGCGTCGGCGTGCGCGCCGGCTACGACCGCATCATGAACGTCGGCGACAAGGCGCTGAAGACCGACATGAACGCGTACAACGTCGGCGTGACCGCGCGCTTCTGA
- a CDS encoding TIGR03862 family flavoprotein: protein MPAPRHTPRVAIVGGGPAGLTAAEVLIEAGLQVDLYDAMPSVGRKFLLAGVGGMNLTHSEPFAPFLARYGAKSGQLQPMLAEFCGPDLRDWAHGLGIETFVGSSGRVFPAEMKAAPLLRAWLARLRESGLRIHVRHRWLGWDSRGALRFATPAGRKTAKTDAVLLALGGGSWAKLGSDGAWVTTLAERGVDIAPLAPANCGFDIGWSEHFSAKFAGEPLKAVIASCTDTDGNTLSRRGEFVVTAGGVEGSLVYALSASLRDEIAAKGRATLTLDLAPDRTAEWVAAEVAHPRGSRSLSSHLQSRLGLKGAKVGLLWEVLGKDGMHDTARVAAAIKALPLTLAAPRPLDEAISSAGGVTFGALDAKLMVEALPGVFCAGEMLDWEAPTGGYLLTACFATGRAAARGVLDWLAARPVAKKRKAATRSEPDA from the coding sequence ATGCCCGCACCTCGTCATACACCCCGCGTCGCCATCGTCGGCGGCGGGCCGGCCGGCCTGACCGCGGCCGAGGTGCTCATCGAAGCAGGCTTGCAGGTCGACCTGTACGACGCGATGCCGTCGGTCGGGCGCAAGTTCCTGCTCGCCGGCGTCGGCGGCATGAACCTCACGCATTCCGAGCCGTTCGCGCCTTTTCTCGCGCGCTACGGCGCGAAAAGCGGTCAACTGCAGCCGATGTTGGCCGAGTTCTGCGGCCCCGACTTGCGCGACTGGGCGCACGGCCTCGGCATCGAGACCTTCGTCGGCTCGTCCGGCCGCGTGTTTCCGGCCGAGATGAAGGCGGCGCCGCTGCTCCGCGCGTGGCTCGCGCGGCTGCGCGAATCGGGCTTACGCATCCATGTGCGCCACCGCTGGCTAGGCTGGGACAGCAGAGGCGCCTTGCGCTTCGCGACCCCCGCCGGCAGGAAAACCGCCAAGACCGATGCGGTGCTCTTGGCGCTGGGCGGCGGCAGCTGGGCCAAGCTCGGCTCGGACGGCGCGTGGGTGACAACGTTGGCCGAGCGCGGCGTCGACATCGCACCGCTAGCCCCGGCCAACTGCGGCTTCGACATCGGCTGGAGCGAGCACTTTTCTGCCAAGTTCGCCGGCGAGCCGCTGAAGGCGGTGATCGCGAGCTGCACCGACACAGACGGCAACACGCTGTCGCGTCGCGGCGAGTTCGTCGTGACGGCGGGCGGCGTCGAGGGCAGCCTGGTCTACGCGCTGTCGGCGAGCCTGCGCGACGAAATCGCCGCAAAGGGCCGCGCGACGCTGACGCTCGACCTCGCGCCCGACCGCACGGCCGAATGGGTCGCCGCCGAGGTCGCCCACCCGCGCGGATCGCGCTCGCTGTCCAGCCACCTGCAGAGCCGGCTCGGCCTGAAGGGCGCGAAGGTCGGGCTGTTGTGGGAAGTGCTCGGCAAGGACGGCATGCACGACACGGCCCGCGTCGCCGCCGCGATCAAGGCGCTGCCCTTGACGCTCGCCGCGCCGCGGCCGCTCGACGAGGCGATCAGCAGCGCCGGCGGCGTCACCTTCGGCGCGCTCGACGCGAAGCTGATGGTCGAGGCGCTGCCCGGCGTGTTCTGCGCCGGCGAGATGCTCGACTGGGAGGCGCCGACCGGCGGCTACCTGTTGACCGCGTGCTTTGCGACCGGCCGTGCCGCCGCGCGCGGCGTGCTCGACTGGTTGGCGGCACGGCCGGTCGCGAAAAAGCGTAAGGCCGCCACGCGGTCCGAACCTGACGCCTGA
- a CDS encoding GlxA family transcriptional regulator, with amino-acid sequence MPTLRVGLLLVPGCMPSGLFAVADILHAANLRCGRELFKTVWVAESREPVVCAHGVTLTPEQTLAEAACDAVLVPDFWAYTIKQVWRVLDANAALAATLARLPAHVALGSYCTGVALLARAGRLDGAAATTTWWLADAMRERFGDVDWQFHHNALFTPTLATATGANGHLAIVRAFVERHCGAQVFQDIRQWMVLPRPSHTLPVFQGLQLLFQQQPLLRRLQLEVERLPAREATVERVASLLATSPRTLSRRVKEGTGESVASQVRLVKMNQVSERLLLTGDSVGRISDALGFSDESSLRRAFRQLTGYTPKQYRQAFKS; translated from the coding sequence ATGCCAACGTTGCGCGTCGGTCTTTTGCTCGTCCCCGGTTGCATGCCGTCCGGCCTGTTCGCCGTCGCAGACATCCTGCACGCGGCCAACCTGCGCTGCGGCCGCGAGCTGTTCAAGACGGTGTGGGTCGCCGAGAGCCGCGAGCCCGTCGTGTGCGCGCACGGCGTCACGCTGACGCCCGAGCAGACGTTGGCCGAGGCCGCTTGCGACGCGGTGCTGGTGCCCGACTTCTGGGCCTATACGATCAAGCAGGTGTGGCGCGTGCTCGACGCGAACGCGGCGCTCGCGGCGACGCTCGCGCGGCTGCCGGCGCACGTCGCGCTGGGCAGTTACTGCACCGGCGTCGCGCTGCTGGCGCGCGCCGGAAGGCTCGACGGCGCGGCCGCGACGACGACCTGGTGGCTGGCCGACGCGATGCGCGAGCGCTTCGGCGATGTCGACTGGCAGTTCCACCACAACGCGCTCTTCACGCCGACGCTGGCGACGGCGACCGGCGCCAACGGCCACCTGGCGATCGTGCGCGCCTTCGTCGAGCGGCATTGCGGCGCGCAGGTCTTCCAGGACATCCGGCAGTGGATGGTGTTGCCGCGCCCTTCACACACGCTGCCCGTGTTCCAGGGCCTGCAGCTTCTGTTCCAGCAGCAGCCCTTGTTGCGCCGGCTGCAGCTCGAGGTCGAGCGGCTGCCGGCGCGCGAGGCGACCGTAGAGCGCGTTGCGAGCCTGTTGGCGACGTCTCCGCGCACGCTGTCGCGGCGCGTGAAGGAGGGAACCGGGGAGAGCGTCGCGAGCCAGGTGAGGCTGGTGAAGATGAACCAGGTCAGCGAGAGGCTGCTGCTGACGGGCGATTCGGTCGGCCGGATCAGCGACGCGCTCGGCTTTTCCGACGAATCGAGCCTGCGCCGCGCGTTCCGCCAGCTGACCGGCTACACGCCTAAGCAATACCGGCAGGCGTTCAAGTCCTGA
- a CDS encoding MBL fold metallo-hydrolase: MKLTQLRNATVVVEVGESVILVDPMLARAGRLPPLRWLARHRRANPLVELPDSADALLDRVTHCLVTHCRKGHFDHLDRAAVRWLRERNTPVICMPDDAAYLGRRGLNVKPLNVETVNHEKIADFLDGTIRPVPCRHGHGWVGRLMAHGHGYCIELAGEPRVYLAGDTVLTDEVRQFLTRHQPDVSVIPAGGARFDVGRPIIMGACDAIEVARLTRGVVVANHLEALDHCPVGRDELRVAARLYGVAERLRVPQDGETLVFAWGSADLADDDVAPRTQPAVAFA, translated from the coding sequence ATGAAGCTCACCCAATTACGCAACGCGACCGTCGTCGTCGAGGTCGGCGAATCCGTCATCCTCGTCGACCCGATGCTCGCGCGCGCCGGCCGCCTGCCGCCGCTCAGGTGGCTTGCGCGACACCGCCGCGCCAATCCGCTCGTCGAGCTGCCGGACAGCGCCGATGCCTTGCTCGACCGGGTCACGCACTGCCTGGTCACCCACTGCCGCAAGGGCCACTTCGACCACCTCGACCGCGCCGCCGTGCGCTGGCTGCGCGAACGCAACACCCCGGTGATCTGCATGCCCGACGACGCAGCTTATCTCGGTCGCCGCGGCCTCAACGTCAAGCCCTTGAACGTCGAGACGGTGAACCACGAAAAAATCGCCGACTTCCTCGACGGCACGATCCGGCCGGTGCCGTGCCGCCATGGCCACGGCTGGGTCGGCCGGCTAATGGCGCACGGCCACGGCTACTGCATCGAGCTGGCCGGCGAACCGCGCGTGTACCTGGCCGGCGACACGGTGCTGACCGACGAGGTCAGGCAGTTCCTGACGCGACACCAGCCCGACGTCAGCGTGATCCCGGCCGGCGGCGCGCGCTTCGACGTCGGCCGGCCCATCATCATGGGGGCCTGCGACGCGATCGAGGTCGCGCGGCTGACGCGCGGCGTGGTCGTCGCCAACCATCTGGAGGCGCTCGACCACTGCCCGGTCGGGCGCGACGAACTGCGGGTCGCCGCCCGCCTCTACGGCGTCGCCGAGCGGCTCCGCGTGCCGCAAGACGGCGAGACGCTGGTCTTCGCTTGGGGCTCGGCCGACCTTGCCGACGACGACGTTGCGCCGCGCACACAGCCCGCCGTCGCTTTCGCATAA
- a CDS encoding DUF3141 domain-containing protein, which translates to MSSQPAAFPFIPTPIQQALDYWTDAWQRGVLFIDVLRERGNVYLEHSRSGKPPVLVFDYEIIVDGRTLERPVNYALAAIQAPAGCPATDAKKRPFVVIDPRAGHGPGIGGFKMDSEIGIALQQGHPCYFVMFFPQPVPGQTIECVARAEAAFLAKVNAQHPEAAGKPFVIGNCQGGWALAMLAAAAPELVGPLLLAGSPLSYWAGERGKNPMRYSGGLMGGTWGASFAGDLGHGSFDGAYLVNNFEQLDPSNTYWNKLYHLYASVDTERERFLEFERWWGGHYLLNKAEMEWITQKLFVGNRLTAGEVTTEDGSVRIDLRNIRSPIVVFASWGDNITPPQQALNWIPDLYDSAEDIRVNEQTIVYCLHEQVGHLGIFVSAGVANKEHSEFASALDLIDVLPPGLYEAVIEDTHPETPGLEYVEGRYVIRFEPRDVADILALDDGRDDECAFEVVRRVAEINQSVYDAFVSPWVRAFSNDYSAAFWRHLNPARFERAFFSDLNPAVAAVKPLAESVRSARAQLADDNPLLAAQQQVSDAVVRTLDAWRDARDAAQERTFFSIYDAPWLAALTGLKPAAERALRAREKDWDQEERLRLKHAALDAYYEKGSPVVGFLRLLIYVAIGTGVVDERVFNGIRRVMRDVGLEEKMTLAKLKDIIKRQTFLVRQDEERALNGLPSLLPEAHYRRQALDLARELLALPGKISDEKEARLARVADVLGLTAVEAPATETPAPVEAAPAEQPAPAKPTIEAIETAAPADPVKVETVASAEIPTPAAKPAPRKRRVTPKKA; encoded by the coding sequence ATGTCGTCGCAACCCGCCGCTTTTCCGTTCATCCCGACGCCGATCCAGCAGGCGCTCGACTACTGGACCGACGCCTGGCAGCGCGGCGTCCTGTTCATCGACGTGCTGCGCGAGCGCGGCAACGTCTATCTCGAGCACTCGCGCTCGGGCAAGCCGCCGGTGCTCGTGTTCGACTATGAGATCATCGTCGACGGCCGCACGCTCGAGCGCCCGGTCAACTACGCACTGGCGGCGATCCAGGCGCCGGCCGGCTGCCCGGCGACCGACGCGAAAAAGCGCCCGTTCGTCGTGATCGACCCGCGCGCCGGCCACGGCCCGGGCATCGGCGGCTTCAAGATGGACAGCGAGATCGGCATCGCGCTGCAACAAGGCCACCCGTGCTACTTCGTGATGTTCTTCCCGCAGCCGGTGCCGGGACAGACGATAGAATGCGTCGCGCGCGCCGAGGCGGCCTTCCTCGCGAAGGTCAACGCGCAGCACCCGGAAGCGGCCGGCAAGCCGTTCGTGATCGGCAACTGTCAGGGCGGCTGGGCGCTGGCGATGCTCGCCGCCGCCGCGCCCGAGTTGGTCGGCCCGCTGCTTCTGGCCGGCTCGCCGCTGTCGTACTGGGCCGGCGAGCGCGGCAAGAACCCGATGCGCTATTCGGGCGGCCTGATGGGCGGCACCTGGGGCGCGTCGTTCGCCGGCGACCTCGGCCACGGCAGCTTCGACGGCGCCTACCTCGTCAACAACTTCGAGCAGCTCGACCCTTCCAACACCTACTGGAACAAGCTCTACCACCTGTACGCCTCGGTCGACACCGAGCGCGAGCGCTTCCTCGAATTCGAGCGCTGGTGGGGCGGGCACTATCTGCTCAACAAGGCCGAGATGGAATGGATCACGCAGAAGCTGTTCGTCGGCAACCGGCTGACGGCCGGCGAGGTGACCACCGAGGACGGCTCGGTACGCATCGACCTCAGGAACATCCGCTCGCCTATCGTCGTGTTCGCGTCGTGGGGCGACAACATCACGCCGCCGCAACAGGCGCTGAACTGGATCCCCGACCTGTACGACAGCGCGGAGGACATCCGCGTCAACGAGCAGACCATCGTCTACTGCCTGCACGAGCAGGTCGGCCATCTGGGCATCTTCGTGTCGGCCGGCGTCGCCAATAAGGAACACAGCGAATTCGCCAGCGCGCTGGATCTCATTGACGTGCTGCCGCCGGGCCTCTACGAAGCGGTCATCGAGGACACGCACCCGGAAACGCCGGGCCTCGAGTACGTAGAAGGCCGCTACGTGATCCGCTTCGAGCCGCGCGACGTCGCCGACATCCTCGCGCTCGACGACGGCCGCGATGACGAATGCGCGTTCGAGGTGGTGCGCCGCGTCGCCGAGATCAACCAGAGCGTCTACGACGCCTTCGTGTCGCCGTGGGTACGCGCGTTTTCCAACGACTACAGCGCCGCGTTCTGGCGCCACCTGAACCCGGCGCGTTTCGAGCGCGCGTTCTTCTCCGACCTCAACCCGGCGGTCGCGGCAGTCAAGCCCTTGGCCGAGTCGGTGCGCTCCGCGCGCGCGCAGCTAGCCGACGACAACCCGCTCTTGGCCGCGCAGCAGCAGGTATCAGACGCCGTCGTGCGCACGCTCGACGCCTGGCGCGACGCGCGCGACGCGGCCCAGGAACGCACCTTCTTCTCGATCTACGATGCGCCATGGCTGGCTGCGCTCACGGGCCTCAAGCCCGCCGCCGAGCGCGCGCTGAGGGCACGCGAAAAGGACTGGGACCAGGAAGAGCGGCTGCGCCTGAAGCACGCGGCGCTCGACGCCTACTACGAAAAAGGCTCGCCGGTGGTCGGTTTCCTGCGGCTGTTGATCTACGTCGCGATCGGCACCGGCGTCGTCGACGAGCGCGTGTTCAACGGCATCCGCCGCGTGATGCGCGACGTCGGCCTCGAGGAAAAGATGACGCTGGCCAAGCTCAAGGACATCATCAAGCGCCAGACCTTCCTCGTGCGCCAGGACGAGGAGCGCGCGCTCAATGGCCTGCCCTCACTCTTGCCCGAAGCGCACTATCGTCGCCAGGCGCTCGATCTGGCGCGCGAGTTGCTGGCGCTGCCGGGCAAGATCAGCGACGAGAAGGAGGCGCGGCTCGCGCGCGTCGCCGACGTGCTGGGGCTGACGGCGGTAGAAGCGCCGGCCACCGAAACGCCGGCGCCGGTCGAGGCCGCACCGGCAGAACAGCCGGCCCCCGCCAAGCCCACGATCGAAGCCATTGAGACCGCCGCGCCTGCCGACCCCGTCAAGGTCGAAACGGTCGCGTCTGCCGAAATCCCCACCCCCGCCGCCAAACCGGCGCCGCGCAAGCGCCGCGTGACGCCGAAGAAGGCGTGA
- a CDS encoding YaeQ family protein has product MALSATIYKANLSISDMDRGYYAEHGLTIAQHPSETLERMMLRVAAFALHASETLAFTKGLSADDEPELWQKSYSDEIELWIDLGEPDEKRVKKACGRANEVWLYCYGGRAAEIWWQGLKGKTGRFANLNVINIAPATLAGLVALVERSMQLTATIQDGQMWLSSGEQSVLVEGERWQ; this is encoded by the coding sequence ATGGCGCTGTCCGCCACCATCTACAAAGCCAACCTCAGCATCTCCGACATGGACCGCGGCTACTACGCCGAGCACGGTCTGACCATCGCGCAGCACCCGTCCGAAACGCTGGAACGCATGATGCTGCGCGTCGCCGCGTTCGCGCTGCACGCGAGCGAAACGCTCGCCTTCACCAAGGGCCTGTCGGCCGACGACGAGCCCGAGCTGTGGCAGAAGAGCTACAGCGACGAGATCGAGCTGTGGATAGACCTGGGCGAGCCCGACGAGAAGCGCGTGAAAAAGGCGTGCGGCCGCGCTAACGAGGTGTGGCTGTACTGCTACGGCGGACGCGCCGCCGAGATCTGGTGGCAGGGCCTCAAGGGCAAGACCGGGCGCTTTGCCAACCTGAACGTGATCAATATCGCGCCGGCGACCTTGGCCGGGCTGGTCGCGCTGGTCGAGCGCAGCATGCAGCTGACCGCCACCATCCAGGACGGCCAGATGTGGCTGTCGAGCGGCGAGCAGTCGGTGCTGGTCGAGGGCGAACGCTGGCAGTAG
- a CDS encoding acyloxyacyl hydrolase → MRRASCLPLLWSLALPAWAVDGFVLSLGKVTRPSGSGDVRVGVDWILPWRWADNDTGVLESRFELGAGYSDTARDSVWSVTAEPLLHYQFKGARTGWGPFVEVGVGPSWVSDKCWGSGHDLNSRWHFASRLSAGYAFGAHEVSVDFRHFSNAGLTQPNPGANLVTMRYRWAL, encoded by the coding sequence ATGCGCCGTGCATCGTGCTTGCCGCTACTGTGGAGCCTGGCGCTGCCCGCGTGGGCGGTGGACGGGTTCGTGCTGTCGCTCGGCAAGGTGACGCGTCCTTCCGGGTCGGGCGACGTGCGCGTCGGCGTCGACTGGATCCTGCCCTGGCGCTGGGCCGACAACGACACCGGCGTGCTCGAGAGCCGCTTCGAACTCGGAGCCGGCTACAGCGACACCGCGCGCGACTCGGTGTGGAGCGTCACCGCCGAGCCCTTGCTGCACTACCAGTTCAAGGGGGCGCGCACCGGCTGGGGGCCGTTCGTCGAGGTCGGCGTCGGCCCCTCCTGGGTGTCGGATAAATGCTGGGGGTCGGGGCACGACCTCAACTCCCGCTGGCATTTCGCGTCGCGCCTGTCCGCCGGCTACGCCTTCGGCGCACACGAAGTCAGCGTCGACTTCCGGCACTTCTCGAACGCCGGCCTGACCCAGCCCAACCCGGGCGCGAACCTCGTGACGATGCGCTACCGGTGGGCGCTGTAG
- a CDS encoding DUF4337 family protein, whose protein sequence is MSCAAGSRRHRKRAPSRRPFCVCGPAKLRIHARPFGVVVIFLQIAILISSIAGRFKKKPVWLAAPPLAAVGRVYSAGGFLPLCRAAGTPGPMITCFVF, encoded by the coding sequence TTGAGTTGCGCTGCCGGTTCACGCCGGCACAGGAAAAGGGCGCCGTCGCGGCGCCCTTTTTGCGTTTGCGGCCCGGCCAAGCTTAGGATTCACGCGCGGCCGTTCGGCGTCGTGGTGATCTTCCTGCAGATCGCGATCCTGATCTCGTCGATCGCCGGCCGCTTCAAGAAGAAGCCGGTCTGGCTCGCCGCGCCGCCGCTGGCGGCGGTCGGGCGGGTGTATTCCGCCGGCGGGTTCTTGCCGTTGTGCCGAGCGGCGGGGACTCCCGGCCCGATGATTACGTGTTTTGTGTTTTAG
- a CDS encoding glycine zipper 2TM domain-containing protein codes for MNKNIVFPLLMLAAGAANAASYTDYATVVKSEPVYEQIQSGCNATAQNPTSTGGLQDVMTAENGGAVLGGLIGGLAGHQVGGGRGKTVATVVGAIGGAMAGRQIAQTVGAKPTPVAQECRPVIQKQLAGYSVTYDYRGHRDTVTLPANPGKRLEMRVSAEPVAR; via the coding sequence ATGAACAAGAACATCGTATTCCCCCTCCTGATGCTCGCCGCCGGCGCCGCGAACGCCGCCAGCTATACCGACTACGCGACGGTGGTGAAGAGCGAGCCGGTGTACGAGCAGATCCAGTCCGGCTGCAACGCGACGGCGCAGAACCCGACGTCGACCGGCGGCCTGCAGGACGTCATGACCGCGGAGAACGGCGGCGCGGTGCTCGGCGGCCTGATCGGCGGCCTCGCCGGCCATCAGGTCGGCGGCGGCAGGGGCAAGACGGTGGCGACCGTGGTCGGCGCGATCGGCGGCGCGATGGCCGGCCGCCAGATCGCGCAGACCGTCGGCGCCAAGCCGACGCCGGTCGCGCAGGAATGCCGCCCGGTGATCCAGAAGCAGCTGGCCGGCTACTCGGTGACCTACGACTACCGCGGCCACCGCGACACGGTGACGCTGCCGGCCAACCCGGGTAAACGCCTGGAAATGCGCGTGAGCGCCGAGCCGGTCGCGCGTTGA